The proteins below are encoded in one region of Sulfolobus islandicus Y.N.15.51:
- a CDS encoding 2-oxoacid:ferredoxin oxidoreductase subunit alpha, with protein sequence MRISWMIGGAQGSGVDTSANIFGNAVAASGYYIYGNREYYSNIKGRHSYFNLTISDKPPRSIAQQVEILTSFDAETIFQHFNEVKDVLIYSTEVESTKAEQVQSMEPEITEHVIKFLKEKGYGTTVRDVINYLKKEKGVKVIPIDYMEILKKVADQAKVQLSVADRARNTIAIAASYKLLGLREQYLLNSITRTFRQEVFAKINTIASQLAMQPIQPMYNLPELPNNEEKINLDGNTAAAIGKIYGGLRFQSYYPITPASDESVFIEAHQTVFTVDPKTGEKRKSTIVVVQAEDELAAINMASGAALTGVRAATATSGPGFSLMVEGMGWAGMNEVPVVITYYIRGGPSTGQPTRTSQADLMFALNAGHGEFPRIVIASGDHVEAFHDGTWALNLAQKYQTPVIHLVDKALANSYSIIPKKQLGMENIRVEKGKIVINSSTPELKRFEITEDGISPFAPLGTTRIHYTGDEHDEYGFIAEASENREKMYEKRIKKLFTADKEIPEENRVNIFGNTDSKIAIITWGSPKGAILDAMEELESEGIKPMLIQIRMFSPFPKNLMKKLLSGREFIIDVESNYFGQAGEVLKLNTEIEPTHHILKWNGRPMMRDEVKEAIKAVVQKGERKVVLHGGA encoded by the coding sequence ATGCGAATAAGCTGGATGATAGGTGGAGCCCAAGGTTCAGGTGTAGACACTTCCGCTAATATTTTTGGCAATGCCGTAGCTGCTAGCGGTTATTACATATATGGAAACAGGGAGTATTACTCCAACATCAAAGGTCGACATTCCTATTTTAACCTAACTATTAGTGACAAACCGCCAAGAAGCATAGCCCAACAAGTTGAGATTTTAACGAGCTTTGATGCAGAAACAATATTTCAGCATTTTAATGAAGTAAAAGACGTATTAATATATAGTACTGAGGTTGAGAGTACCAAGGCTGAACAAGTCCAGAGCATGGAACCAGAAATCACTGAACATGTGATTAAATTCTTGAAAGAAAAAGGTTATGGGACTACAGTAAGAGACGTAATAAATTATTTAAAGAAAGAGAAAGGGGTTAAGGTAATACCAATAGATTACATGGAGATTTTAAAGAAGGTGGCTGACCAAGCTAAGGTACAGCTAAGCGTTGCTGATAGGGCTAGAAACACCATAGCCATAGCTGCTTCCTACAAATTGTTGGGATTAAGAGAGCAATATCTATTAAACTCTATAACCAGAACGTTTAGGCAAGAAGTCTTCGCTAAAATTAACACTATAGCTTCACAATTGGCAATGCAACCAATTCAACCAATGTATAATTTGCCGGAATTACCTAATAATGAAGAGAAAATAAACTTAGATGGTAATACGGCAGCAGCCATAGGTAAGATTTATGGTGGATTAAGGTTCCAGTCATACTATCCAATAACTCCAGCAAGCGATGAGAGTGTTTTCATAGAGGCACATCAAACTGTATTCACTGTAGATCCTAAAACCGGAGAAAAAAGAAAATCTACAATAGTAGTTGTTCAGGCAGAGGACGAATTAGCGGCAATAAATATGGCTTCTGGTGCTGCCTTAACTGGAGTGAGAGCAGCTACTGCCACTTCTGGTCCAGGATTCTCCTTAATGGTTGAGGGAATGGGATGGGCTGGAATGAACGAAGTACCAGTTGTGATCACTTATTATATCAGAGGAGGTCCCTCAACGGGTCAGCCAACTAGAACGTCTCAAGCTGATTTAATGTTCGCTTTAAACGCAGGACATGGTGAGTTCCCCAGAATAGTTATAGCATCTGGTGATCACGTTGAAGCCTTCCACGATGGTACGTGGGCACTTAATTTAGCCCAAAAGTATCAAACGCCGGTAATACATTTAGTAGATAAGGCGCTAGCGAATTCATATTCAATTATTCCCAAGAAACAATTAGGAATGGAGAACATAAGGGTAGAAAAGGGTAAGATTGTAATTAATTCAAGTACACCAGAATTAAAGAGATTTGAAATAACTGAAGATGGAATATCCCCATTTGCCCCATTGGGTACAACTAGGATTCATTATACTGGAGATGAACACGATGAATATGGGTTCATAGCGGAAGCTAGTGAAAATAGGGAGAAAATGTATGAAAAGAGGATAAAGAAATTGTTTACTGCTGACAAGGAAATACCAGAGGAGAACAGGGTTAATATCTTCGGAAATACTGATTCAAAGATAGCCATAATAACTTGGGGATCTCCTAAGGGAGCCATATTGGATGCTATGGAAGAGTTAGAGAGTGAGGGAATTAAACCAATGTTAATTCAGATAAGAATGTTTAGTCCATTCCCCAAGAACCTAATGAAGAAGCTATTAAGCGGGAGAGAGTTTATAATTGATGTGGAAAGTAATTACTTTGGGCAAGCGGGAGAAGTGTTAAAGTTGAACACTGAGATTGAACCTACACATCATATATTAAAGTGGAATGGTAGACCCATGATGAGAGATGAAGTAAAGGAAGCTATAAAAGCAGTTGTTCAAAAAGGAGAAAGGAAGGTGGTCTTACATGGCGGCGCTTAA
- a CDS encoding 2-oxoacid:ferredoxin oxidoreductase subunit beta: MAALKVEWNDWCPGCGNFGILSAEQQAIQELGLDPKKVVLVSGIGCSGKIPHFIRLPVSGVHTLHGRALTFAIGVKLANPSLEVIVNGGDGDQLGIGVGHFVSAGRRNVDLTVIVHNNGVYGLTKGQASPTLKLGVKTKSLPKPNINSDVNPIALAISAGYTFVARGYAYDVKHLKEIIKKAIKHKGLAMIDVLQPCPTYNDIHTKEYYDKRVYKLDDDPGWDPVVKKPEEAEDKMSKAILKSTEWGNRIPIGVFYQNELVSTYEQRIAERSPSYLDNPPAHDVIEFEGKPTTDIEDILKERRVV, translated from the coding sequence ATGGCGGCGCTTAAGGTGGAGTGGAACGATTGGTGCCCAGGTTGTGGTAATTTCGGCATATTAAGCGCTGAGCAGCAAGCAATCCAAGAACTTGGTTTAGATCCCAAAAAAGTAGTGTTGGTAAGCGGTATAGGTTGCTCTGGAAAGATTCCTCACTTTATTAGGTTACCAGTGAGTGGAGTACACACTTTACATGGCAGGGCATTAACTTTCGCCATAGGCGTAAAATTGGCTAACCCATCTTTGGAAGTTATTGTAAATGGCGGAGATGGAGATCAATTAGGTATTGGTGTTGGTCATTTCGTAAGTGCTGGAAGGAGAAATGTAGATTTGACTGTAATAGTTCACAATAATGGTGTTTACGGATTAACTAAGGGTCAAGCTTCACCCACACTAAAGTTGGGTGTTAAGACTAAGAGTTTACCAAAACCCAATATTAATTCTGACGTAAACCCAATAGCTCTTGCGATAAGTGCTGGATACACTTTCGTCGCAAGGGGATATGCTTATGATGTAAAACACTTGAAGGAGATAATTAAGAAGGCTATTAAGCATAAGGGATTAGCAATGATTGATGTATTGCAACCTTGTCCAACTTACAATGATATTCACACTAAAGAGTATTATGATAAGAGAGTTTACAAGTTAGACGACGATCCAGGTTGGGATCCAGTAGTTAAAAAGCCAGAAGAGGCAGAGGACAAGATGAGTAAGGCTATATTGAAAAGCACGGAGTGGGGAAACAGAATACCAATTGGCGTATTCTATCAAAACGAACTAGTGTCAACTTACGAGCAAAGAATTGCTGAAAGATCTCCATCATATTTGGATAATCCACCAGCACACGATGTAATAGAATTTGAAGGAAAGCCGACTACTGATATTGAAGACATTTTGAAGGAAAGAAGAGTAGTATAA
- a CDS encoding transposase — protein MKPWIEYYNLPVPYDKLSSRHKTLLKMHYILITSKALSSLDLYILRVLIVMMIWQCSYRDVEAYYYTDIVVRWFLGERKSKSENHRRAKKLRGEIKKAFKEYAKELEEKLSKLENYLPSSALYGKVNKLWAIDSNIIEVPFGKRNKETLKKKLELNLRQGKFREAANLIYYYMRAKIHRRFKGEFAKKRGRSFFGFKVLYAISPTMILHAIQVEFANFPDNKVGFGMSGYKVVDRGFLGMPSTWIIGFSSFRRYVEFFGIFLKRYWRPYAINKDMVEVFVYVIGIIYNSLIYTSVLAKVPQEEFVKLSS, from the coding sequence ATGAAACCTTGGATAGAATACTACAATCTCCCGGTCCCCTATGATAAACTATCATCAAGGCATAAAACTCTTTTGAAAATGCACTACATACTAATCACCTCAAAAGCACTATCATCACTAGACCTATACATACTTAGAGTACTCATCGTCATGATGATATGGCAATGCTCCTACAGAGATGTAGAAGCATACTATTACACGGACATTGTAGTAAGATGGTTTCTAGGAGAACGCAAGTCAAAATCCGAAAACCACAGAAGGGCAAAGAAACTTAGGGGAGAAATAAAGAAAGCATTCAAGGAATACGCAAAAGAACTTGAGGAAAAGCTAAGCAAACTAGAAAACTACTTGCCAAGTAGTGCCTTATACGGCAAAGTTAACAAACTCTGGGCAATAGATTCCAACATAATCGAAGTACCCTTCGGAAAGAGAAACAAGGAGACATTAAAGAAAAAGCTAGAACTCAACTTGAGACAAGGAAAGTTTAGGGAAGCAGCAAACTTAATTTACTACTATATGAGGGCTAAGATTCATCGTAGATTTAAGGGTGAGTTTGCGAAGAAGAGGGGTAGGAGTTTCTTCGGCTTCAAGGTTTTATATGCTATTTCCCCAACCATGATTCTTCACGCAATTCAAGTTGAGTTTGCAAACTTTCCCGATAATAAGGTTGGTTTTGGTATGAGTGGTTATAAGGTTGTTGATAGGGGTTTCTTGGGAATGCCCTCAACTTGGATAATTGGTTTTTCTAGTTTTAGACGTTATGTTGAATTCTTTGGTATTTTCTTGAAGAGGTATTGGAGACCTTACGCTATTAACAAGGATATGGTTGAGGTTTTTGTTTACGTTATTGGAATAATTTACAATTCCTTGATTTACACTTCCGTGTTAGCAAAAGTTCCGCAAGAGGAATTTGTCAAACTCTCTAGTTAA
- a CDS encoding FAD-binding protein, which translates to MPELKVVVSIKQVPDVDELRIDPVTNNLVREGVPAVINPPDLHAIEEAVRLKERYGAKTIVITMGPPQADSALREALAMGIDEAYLISDRAMAGADTWATSYTVSKAVQKLGGADLILFGRRAVDGETEQVGPQTGKWLGLPVIGYVSEIKKLEKDKIIVTRTTEFDEEVIEAPIPTVLTMLEVANKPRQPDILSLIKAKTAKITVWNKDDIKAEPDKIGLAGSPTKVIKVQPPPKTRKAEIIDGRKDIEKAAKWFLDKIFESLKEDESTLKEYVKPKPKVKVNGEIWVYIDHIGEKPNRASFEIMGEARRIADLMDTSLSAVIVGGEATKSLIDETFEYGADKVYFVETKGFDRYDNEVYTRALATVIKKYKPEAVFFPGTKNTRELASTTAIEVNTGLIADCTNFDVDDKGVLLSTRPDFGGKEMSTIICPKHRPVMVTVRAGVFMPLPRVQGRKGELVREEIDDLFTRLKVLDYRVIEKRNILAEADIVVGVGRGIRSPENIKMAEELASLLGGVVGVSKPLADMGWYPKERQVGQTGTTIRPKVYIALGVSGAVQHLVGILSSRKIGAINLDPSAPIFENCDFGVVGDIFEIVPKMVELLKKKEVS; encoded by the coding sequence TTGCCGGAACTCAAAGTTGTTGTTTCAATAAAGCAGGTCCCAGATGTGGATGAGCTAAGGATTGACCCAGTAACTAATAATTTGGTAAGGGAAGGAGTACCAGCTGTTATTAATCCCCCCGATTTACACGCAATAGAAGAGGCTGTTAGATTAAAGGAAAGATACGGAGCGAAAACTATAGTTATAACAATGGGTCCCCCACAAGCTGATTCAGCACTCAGGGAAGCTCTGGCTATGGGAATCGATGAGGCTTATCTCATAAGTGATAGGGCAATGGCTGGAGCAGATACTTGGGCAACTTCATATACCGTATCTAAGGCTGTTCAAAAGTTGGGCGGAGCTGATTTAATACTCTTTGGGAGAAGGGCAGTTGATGGAGAGACTGAACAAGTGGGACCTCAGACTGGAAAATGGCTTGGACTCCCAGTTATAGGTTATGTCAGTGAGATAAAGAAGTTAGAAAAGGATAAAATAATAGTAACTAGAACCACTGAATTTGATGAAGAAGTTATTGAAGCTCCTATCCCCACAGTATTAACTATGTTGGAAGTTGCGAATAAACCAAGACAACCTGATATATTAAGCCTAATTAAAGCTAAAACTGCTAAAATTACAGTATGGAACAAGGATGATATTAAGGCTGAGCCAGACAAAATTGGTTTAGCTGGATCTCCTACTAAGGTAATAAAAGTTCAACCCCCACCCAAAACTAGAAAGGCTGAAATAATAGATGGTAGAAAAGATATTGAAAAAGCTGCAAAATGGTTCTTAGATAAGATTTTCGAGTCGTTAAAAGAAGATGAGAGCACATTAAAGGAGTATGTGAAACCTAAACCAAAGGTTAAGGTAAATGGGGAAATTTGGGTATATATAGATCATATTGGAGAAAAACCAAATAGAGCGTCTTTTGAAATTATGGGAGAGGCAAGAAGGATTGCTGATTTAATGGATACTAGTCTTTCTGCAGTAATAGTTGGTGGTGAGGCTACTAAATCCTTAATAGATGAAACTTTTGAATATGGTGCGGATAAAGTATATTTTGTGGAAACTAAGGGATTCGATAGATATGATAATGAAGTGTATACTAGAGCATTGGCCACTGTGATAAAGAAGTACAAGCCAGAGGCAGTTTTCTTCCCAGGAACTAAAAATACGAGGGAATTAGCATCTACTACTGCAATTGAAGTAAATACTGGATTAATTGCTGATTGTACTAACTTCGATGTAGATGATAAAGGAGTTTTACTTTCAACAAGACCAGACTTCGGAGGTAAAGAGATGTCCACCATAATATGTCCTAAACATAGACCAGTGATGGTTACAGTTAGAGCTGGTGTATTTATGCCATTACCAAGAGTGCAGGGTAGAAAGGGAGAATTAGTAAGAGAGGAGATTGATGATCTATTCACTAGACTTAAAGTATTAGATTATAGAGTTATAGAAAAGAGAAACATCTTAGCGGAAGCAGATATAGTAGTAGGCGTAGGTAGGGGTATTAGAAGCCCAGAAAATATAAAGATGGCAGAGGAGTTAGCATCATTATTAGGTGGTGTGGTGGGAGTTTCTAAGCCATTGGCAGATATGGGTTGGTATCCTAAGGAAAGACAAGTTGGTCAAACTGGTACAACAATTAGGCCTAAAGTTTATATAGCGTTAGGAGTTTCTGGTGCAGTGCAACACTTAGTTGGCATATTATCTTCCAGAAAGATAGGGGCAATAAACTTGGACCCAAGTGCGCCAATCTTCGAGAATTGCGATTTTGGAGTGGTTGGAGATATCTTCGAGATAGTACCTAAAATGGTTGAATTGCTTAAGAAAAAGGAGGTGAGTTGA
- a CDS encoding NAD(P)/FAD-dependent oxidoreductase → MKFDIVVVGAGPAGSSAAITAARGGAKVLLLERGPEPGSKNVSGAMIRLEDFSSVYDIASIPIERKVKNVDLILLSNSNRTRISVNVESNLATVARLKLDKWMAQQAEKAGALLITKTTVLGVEREGNEYKVETDRGEVRADRVVLAEGVNALVSMKANIRPDLTPDHAVQTVKEVYSLNKDEVNKRFGFKADDEGVSWRILGIDPVPYAGFLYVYKDAVAIGAGIPMKILIKRKITPYTVLDEVKERLGFNELVKGASLREYSAKVIPEYGFPSWKACSGKIYLAGDAIGLVDPLTFNGIGPAVASGVVAGKAALESYECSKYESELMKNREVRRVVNGRPLVKELIEEENFKYYVKTINDLLHGWVYSDFSKVKLDTSKLLKHLLLGMGVFKS, encoded by the coding sequence ATGAAATTCGATATAGTTGTAGTTGGAGCTGGACCAGCTGGTTCATCCGCAGCCATAACAGCAGCTAGAGGAGGAGCCAAGGTTCTATTATTAGAAAGAGGTCCAGAGCCAGGCTCGAAAAACGTTTCCGGAGCAATGATAAGGTTAGAGGATTTCTCTTCAGTTTATGATATAGCTTCTATACCGATAGAGAGAAAAGTAAAGAATGTGGATTTGATCTTACTAAGTAATTCTAATAGAACGAGAATCAGTGTAAATGTTGAATCAAATTTAGCAACTGTTGCAAGGTTAAAATTAGATAAATGGATGGCTCAACAAGCAGAAAAGGCTGGAGCACTACTGATAACAAAAACGACTGTGTTAGGAGTTGAAAGGGAGGGAAATGAATATAAGGTAGAAACTGACAGGGGAGAAGTAAGGGCAGATAGAGTAGTATTAGCTGAGGGCGTCAACGCCCTAGTTTCAATGAAAGCTAATATAAGACCTGATCTAACCCCAGATCATGCTGTGCAAACAGTTAAAGAGGTCTATAGTTTAAATAAGGATGAAGTTAATAAGCGATTTGGATTCAAGGCTGATGATGAGGGTGTGAGTTGGAGGATATTAGGGATAGATCCAGTTCCATACGCGGGCTTTCTTTACGTATATAAGGATGCAGTGGCAATAGGTGCCGGAATTCCGATGAAGATACTTATAAAGAGAAAAATAACACCTTATACTGTATTAGATGAGGTTAAGGAAAGATTGGGCTTTAACGAGTTGGTCAAAGGAGCGTCACTCAGAGAATACTCTGCAAAGGTTATACCAGAATATGGTTTCCCATCTTGGAAAGCTTGTTCAGGTAAAATTTATTTGGCTGGAGATGCAATAGGTCTGGTGGATCCATTAACATTTAATGGTATAGGACCCGCAGTGGCCTCTGGAGTAGTTGCAGGGAAGGCAGCGTTAGAATCTTATGAATGCAGTAAATATGAAAGTGAATTGATGAAAAATAGGGAAGTTAGAAGAGTTGTGAATGGCAGACCATTAGTGAAGGAGTTAATAGAGGAGGAGAACTTCAAATATTATGTGAAAACAATTAATGATCTTCTGCACGGTTGGGTTTACAGTGACTTTTCTAAAGTTAAATTGGACACGTCTAAACTACTTAAACACTTATTATTGGGTATGGGGGTATTTAAGTCATGA
- a CDS encoding ferredoxin family protein — protein MRVEEKLYTLRYKKDEQPHLAIIDPNKCLKCEEVNGVPQPCIAVCPANVYSWIDKRIVVSYENCVECGACRIACPYSNISWKYPRYGLGIALRYG, from the coding sequence ATGAGAGTAGAGGAAAAACTTTACACTTTAAGATATAAAAAAGACGAGCAACCTCATTTAGCCATAATCGATCCCAATAAATGTCTTAAATGTGAAGAAGTTAACGGAGTTCCCCAACCTTGTATTGCAGTCTGCCCTGCAAACGTCTATTCATGGATAGATAAAAGAATTGTAGTATCATATGAGAATTGTGTGGAATGTGGTGCTTGTAGGATTGCTTGTCCCTATTCTAACATCTCTTGGAAGTATCCAAGGTATGGGTTAGGCATAGCATTAAGGTATGGGTGA
- a CDS encoding AbrB/MazE/SpoVT family DNA-binding domain-containing protein gives MTLKVEVGKKGYIIIPKDIRDLLGIKEGDKLILNVYDGKIILEPERKVDINEILKRLEGHHAKISAYAKSAKLGDLLYSSLEEEFDDFS, from the coding sequence TTGACTCTAAAAGTGGAAGTTGGAAAGAAAGGTTACATAATTATTCCTAAGGATATCAGAGATCTCCTAGGCATAAAAGAAGGTGACAAGCTTATTCTTAACGTCTATGACGGTAAAATTATCCTTGAACCTGAAAGGAAGGTTGACATTAATGAGATCTTAAAAAGACTTGAGGGACATCACGCTAAAATATCCGCTTATGCAAAAAGCGCTAAATTAGGAGACTTGCTTTATTCGAGCCTTGAGGAGGAATTTGATGATTTTTCTTGA
- a CDS encoding type II toxin-antitoxin system VapC family toxin, producing the protein MIFLDANFIIYLNLGVKEVENFYIKVLQEDRLALDPLVIDEVIYISKKKYNVNFNDTISFLDEIVLPNSLILPIRKEDYDKAKEIMLQYNLKPSDAFHVAVMLNNSISKIISEDKDFDRTKEIHRVWIT; encoded by the coding sequence ATGATTTTTCTTGACGCAAACTTTATCATATACTTGAATTTGGGTGTAAAGGAAGTAGAAAATTTTTATATTAAAGTCCTACAAGAAGATCGACTAGCTTTAGACCCATTAGTTATAGATGAAGTAATTTATATTTCAAAGAAAAAATATAACGTGAACTTTAACGATACAATAAGTTTTCTAGACGAGATCGTTTTACCTAACTCTCTCATCCTTCCTATAAGAAAAGAAGATTATGATAAAGCAAAAGAGATAATGCTACAATATAACCTAAAGCCTTCAGACGCATTTCACGTTGCCGTAATGTTAAATAACTCAATTAGTAAAATTATAAGTGAAGATAAGGATTTTGATAGAACTAAAGAAATACATAGAGTTTGGATAACTTAA
- a CDS encoding glutamine amidotransferase-related protein — MTHGRRIAKVKKILGVCSGSQIIAEALGGKVIKGPYGQEVGVQEVSLIDEFKELFGTEKN; from the coding sequence ATAACTCACGGAAGGCGTATAGCGAAGGTAAAAAAGATACTAGGAGTTTGCTCAGGTTCTCAAATAATTGCGGAAGCCTTGGGTGGAAAGGTTATTAAAGGTCCTTATGGACAAGAGGTAGGAGTTCAAGAAGTTAGCCTAATTGACGAGTTTAAGGAATTGTTCGGCACTGAAAAAAATTAA
- a CDS encoding type II toxin-antitoxin system VapC family toxin: MKVVLDASTLILYFYGNKKAKEIIEKNMNEAFVNSVNLTEFLYSYAKVKGWKESLLKYSLIRNTFELIDVNDEDIIKSTAKLKIKYNLSLGDAFLLASAKSINSTAVTSDHELSKVKEVKVILIPKE; this comes from the coding sequence GTGAAAGTAGTACTTGACGCCTCTACATTAATTTTGTATTTTTATGGAAATAAAAAAGCAAAAGAGATAATAGAGAAAAATATGAATGAGGCTTTTGTAAATTCAGTAAATCTTACAGAATTCCTTTATTCATACGCAAAAGTCAAAGGTTGGAAAGAATCCCTATTAAAATATTCTTTAATAAGAAACACCTTTGAGCTAATAGATGTTAACGATGAGGATATAATTAAAAGCACAGCTAAGTTGAAAATTAAGTATAACCTCTCCTTAGGAGATGCTTTTTTATTAGCATCTGCTAAAAGTATAAATTCAACAGCTGTAACGAGCGATCACGAGCTTAGTAAAGTTAAAGAGGTTAAGGTAATACTGATTCCTAAGGAATAA
- a CDS encoding AbrB/MazE/SpoVT family DNA-binding domain-containing protein, with protein sequence MYRLKVYKKGIIVIPKEIREKFNLKEGDEVNVIVDDDGIYIFPRDDIRKYFGSDKDAIKALDILEEERRRERESST encoded by the coding sequence ATGTATAGATTGAAGGTGTATAAGAAAGGTATTATTGTAATACCGAAGGAGATAAGAGAAAAATTCAACTTGAAAGAAGGTGACGAAGTTAACGTTATAGTTGACGATGATGGAATTTATATATTTCCTCGTGATGATATTAGAAAATACTTTGGTAGTGACAAGGACGCAATAAAAGCTTTAGACATTCTGGAAGAGGAGAGGAGAAGAGAACGTGAAAGTAGTACTTGA
- a CDS encoding IS110 family RNA-guided transposase: MERKIKPKVFAIDVGESRLVATKMEINNNTVKEADTREFKYNEEGLKELIKFLEGYEEGIMEATGVYFYHVYNVLRDKGLKVNVINPVQTVEVLGKKTDKNDSIRLAIAYAAGTVKGSYIPTGEMQELREMTRHREGLVERKTQVKNEIRKVLETAGYKLPPFEKKTKEIVRKLATDEKLTDEEIKEYSKLLGRKLTRIEAFILKQLLDLLNIIEEQIKEVENEIMKFLPEEAVELTKIPGIVPISAATIYAELGDVSRFESSKQAASYAGVSPRTKQSGKTEFHNGLIKGNKHLSRVLFLVARSAKNTVQFNGFYQALLKRTGNSKKATLALANKICRIVYHVLKDGEYKGETKKTRYRGGGGEGPQVDPNQVVPSALQAIA, encoded by the coding sequence ATGGAAAGGAAGATAAAGCCTAAAGTATTTGCAATAGATGTGGGGGAATCAAGACTTGTTGCAACCAAGATGGAAATAAACAACAACACAGTAAAAGAAGCTGATACGAGAGAATTCAAATACAACGAGGAAGGACTCAAAGAACTTATAAAATTCCTAGAAGGATACGAAGAAGGAATAATGGAAGCAACAGGAGTATACTTCTACCACGTATACAACGTACTGAGAGACAAGGGACTAAAAGTAAACGTGATAAACCCTGTCCAAACAGTTGAAGTCCTAGGCAAGAAGACAGACAAGAACGATTCCATAAGACTCGCAATAGCCTACGCTGCAGGCACAGTAAAAGGATCGTACATACCAACGGGAGAAATGCAAGAACTAAGAGAAATGACAAGACACAGAGAAGGACTAGTAGAGAGAAAGACACAAGTAAAGAACGAGATAAGGAAAGTTCTAGAAACAGCAGGATACAAGCTACCTCCCTTCGAAAAGAAGACAAAGGAAATAGTGAGAAAACTAGCCACTGATGAGAAGCTAACTGACGAAGAGATCAAGGAGTACTCCAAATTATTGGGAAGAAAATTAACTAGAATAGAAGCGTTCATCCTAAAACAACTCCTGGACCTACTGAACATTATAGAAGAACAAATCAAGGAAGTGGAGAACGAGATAATGAAGTTCCTACCCGAGGAAGCAGTAGAGTTGACTAAGATACCCGGAATAGTCCCAATCTCTGCAGCCACAATTTACGCTGAGCTTGGAGACGTGAGCAGGTTTGAGTCTTCGAAACAAGCTGCTTCTTATGCTGGAGTTTCTCCAAGGACTAAGCAGAGCGGGAAGACCGAATTTCACAACGGTCTCATCAAGGGGAATAAGCACTTATCCCGCGTTCTATTCCTTGTTGCAAGGTCCGCTAAGAACACGGTCCAATTTAATGGCTTCTATCAAGCCTTGTTGAAGAGGACAGGTAATTCCAAAAAGGCTACATTAGCCTTGGCCAACAAGATATGTAGGATAGTTTATCACGTACTCAAGGATGGGGAATACAAGGGTGAGACTAAGAAGACTAGGTATAGGGGAGGAGGTGGTGAAGGCCCTCAAGTTGACCCCAATCAAGTAGTTCCTTCGGCTCTTCAAGCCATCGCCTAG